Part of the Desulfohalovibrio reitneri genome is shown below.
TGACCCTGTTGCGCGGGCTGGCCGACGACCTGCCCCTCATGGAGTGGCTGGAAAACCACATCTTCCCGGTGGAGGCGGCGCTCACCGAGGACCTGGTGGAGACCGGCGCGGCCTGGGGCTGCCTGGAGATGCTGGCCTCGGGCGTGACCTGCTTCTGCGACGGCTACCTGCACACCCCCGGCGTGCGCCGGGCGGTGGACGCCACCGGCATCCGCGCCGTGGTGGGCGAGGGCGTCTTTTCCTTCCCCACCAGCGCCTGCCCGGACTGGCGGGCCGCCCTGGACCTCACCCGCGAGCAGGCCGGGGCCTGGCGGGACCATCCCCGTGTGCGCACGTCCGTGCTTCCTCATTCCGCCTACCTGGCCTCTCCGGAAATCCTGGAGGCCTGCGTGGAAACCGCGCGGGACCTGGGGCTTTTGCTGCACACCCACGCCGCCGAGTCCACGGACGAGACCGCCCAGGTGGTGGAGAGGCTCGGCGTGCGCCCCCTGGAGGTCCTTCGCCGGGCCGGTGCGTTGGGCGAAGGGACGCTTTTGGCCCACTGCGTGGACATCACGGACGAGGAGATCGACCTGCTGGCCGGAACCGGCGTGGCCGTGGCCCACTGCCCCCAGTCCAACATGAAGCTGGCCTCGGGCGCGGCCCGGGTGGCGGACATGCTGGCGGCCGGGGTTACGGTTGGCCTGGGCACGGACGGCCCGGCCTCCAACAACGACCACGACCTCTTTCAGGAAATGACCTCCGCCGCTCTGCTGGCCAAGGCGGTGAGCCGCGATCCCACCCTGCTTCCCGCCGAGGCGGTGCTGGACATGGCCACCCGCCGCGCCGCGGAATGCGTGGGCTGGCCGGAACTGGGGGCCATCGAACCTGGCCGGGCGGCGGACATGTGCGCCCTGGACCTGGACGCCCCCAGCCTGATGCCGCTCTACAATCCCGTTTCCCATTGCGTGTACGCGGCCACGGCCGGAGAGGTGGTTATGACCATGGTGGACGGCCGGGTGGTCTACCGCGACGGGGTGTTCCCCCACCTGGACGCGGAGGCCCTGCGTGAGGACATGGAAGAGGCGGCCTCCTGGGCGCGGGGCAAGGTGGTTTGACAACAAGCCCATTTGGCGCAAAAGCTATTCGTTTCACACGCACACACTGTCTGGATTACGAGGAGGAGGAACCATGCGTTTCGTCATCGCGGCCGTGCTGGCCGCCATGCTGGCCGTTCCGGCCATGGCCGGGGAAGCGGCCGCCGAAAAGGTCCGCGCGGCCTTCGTGCTGCTGGAGACCATCGACGACCAGGGCTGGACCCAGGCCCACTACAAGGGCATCAAGCACATGCAGGACGTGTTGGGCGACAAGGTGGAGGTGGCCTACACCGAGAACATTCACAGCCCCTCCGACGCCGAGCGCGTCATCCGCGACTACGCCGCCAAGGGCTACGACATCGTCTTCGGCACCACCTTCGCCTACATGGAGCCCATGCTGAAGGTGGCCCGCGAGTTTCCCGACACCGCCTTCGAGCACTGCTCCGGCTACAAGCAGTCCGAAAACATGGGCAACTATTTCGGCCGCATGTACCAGACCGAATACCTGGCCGGGTACATGTCCGGCCTGATGGGCTACAAAGACGTGGGCACCGTGGCCACCCAGCCCATCCCCGAGCCCATCCGGGGCATCGACGCCTTCACCATCGGCCTGCGCAAGGGGCTGGAGGAGCGCGGCGCGGAGTACGACGCGGACAAGCTGAACACCGTGGTCTGGCTCAACTCCTGGCGCGACCCCATCAACGAGACCACCCTGGCCGAGACGCTGGTCAAGCGCGGCCACGACCTCATCCGCCAGATGGCCGACACCCCGGACTCCTCCAAGGCGGCCTGCGCCATGGGCACCCCGGCCATCGGCTACGGCACCGACGCCGCCCGCTTCGGCGCGGACTGCGCCCTGGTTTCCACGCTGTGGAACTGGGGACCCTTCTACGTGCAGGCCGTGCGCGACGTGTTGAACGGCCAGTGGGAGGCGGACTCCTTCTGGGGCGGCCTGGACGAGAATATCGTGGAGCTTTCCCCCTTCCACGGTGACGTGCCCCGGGACGTGCGCGACAAGGTCATGGCCGAGGTCGCCAGGATCGAAGCCGGCGAGGTGGAGGTCTTCGCCGGGCCGGTCATCGGGCAGGACGGCCAGGTGCTGTACCCCGAGGGCGAGTCCCCCTCGGACAAGGACCTGCTCACCAAGCGCTTCTTCATCAAGGGCGTTGACGGCAAGATTCCCCAGTAGACCGCGATTCCGCCGGGTCCCCGCTCCGGGGGCCCGGCTTCATTTTTCCGCGAGGTGCCCATGTCCATTTACGCCGCCGCCCCCGAGTCGGGGGAAAAACACCTGCTGGATGTCCCCGGGCTCGACTACCAGGTGGAGTTGCCCTGGGTGCGCGTGCCCTCGGACGGGGGGCACGTGCGCATCGCCTCCCTCAACCTGGTGGGGCAGATCAAGCTCAACCATGACATGGGGCTGCTCATGGCCCAGCGCATCCGGGGCGCGGTGCCGGACCTGGAAGGCGTAGCCATCCTGACGGTGGTGGAAAAGGCCCTGCAACTCACCCAGGTGGCCGCCCACTCCCTGGGGCTGGACGCTGTGGCCGTGGCCTACAACCGGGTCAAGCCGCACATGGAGGCCGACGCCCGGCCGCTGGTGCAGGTGGGCTCGGAGTCCGTTACTTCCGGCGGCAAGATGCTGGCCCTGTACGAGCGCGACATCAACATCCTGGCCAAGGCGTACCGGGGGGTGCTCGTCATCGACGACGTGGTCTCCTCCGGCGGCACCATCATCGGGCTGGTGGACCTCCTCGACGCGGCCTTGGAGCGGGCGGGCAAGCCCAGCCCCGAGGTGCTCGGCATCTTCTGCGCAGCGCGCGAAGGGGACGGGCACATCCGCCTCTCCGCTCCGGTGCATTCCCTGGCCACCCTGCCCGAGCCGCGCCGCGACGACCAAAGCCATGGCTGAACCGCTTCTGGCCTGCCGGGGCCTGTCCAAGTCCTTCGGCCCGGTCAAGGCCAACCGCCGCATAGACCTCGACCTGCACCCTGGCGAGGTGCATGCCCTGCTGGGCGAGAACGGGGCGGGCAAGTCCACCCTCATGTCCATGCTGGCCGGGCGCTACCGCCCGGACGAGGGCGCCATCCTGCTGCGGGGCGAGCAGACACGCTTCACCTCCCCGGCCAAGGCCTGGGAGGCGGGCATCGGCATGGTCTACCAGCGGTTCATGCTGGTGGACTCCTTCACCGCGGCAGAGAACGTGCGGCTGGCCGTGCCCGGCGTGGGGCGGCGGGAGTTGCGCGCCCTGGGCGAACGCTACGGCCTGGCCGTGAATCCGGACGCGCGCGTGGCCGACCTCTCCATGGGCGAGCGGCAGCGGGTGGAAATCCTCAAACTTTTGGCCCGAGGGGCCAAAGTGCTCATCTTCGACGAGCCGACCTCCTCCCTCAGCCCGCCAGAGGTGGACTCCCTGTTCGAGATCATGGAGCGCCTCAAGGCCGAGGGGCACGCCCTGGTCTTCATCACCCACAAGCTGGACGAGGTGATGCGCACCGCCGACGTCATCTCCATTCTCCGCCGGGGCCGCATCGTGGCCGGTGGGCTGCGCCCCTCGGACATCTCCAACCGCCGCGAGCT
Proteins encoded:
- a CDS encoding amidohydrolase family protein; amino-acid sequence: MQKPCDLLVTADVVLTQDAERRVLRDGAVAVAFGSVMAAGPAREIEAAFRPAERLDLGRSLLLPGLVNCHAHSPMTLLRGLADDLPLMEWLENHIFPVEAALTEDLVETGAAWGCLEMLASGVTCFCDGYLHTPGVRRAVDATGIRAVVGEGVFSFPTSACPDWRAALDLTREQAGAWRDHPRVRTSVLPHSAYLASPEILEACVETARDLGLLLHTHAAESTDETAQVVERLGVRPLEVLRRAGALGEGTLLAHCVDITDEEIDLLAGTGVAVAHCPQSNMKLASGAARVADMLAAGVTVGLGTDGPASNNDHDLFQEMTSAALLAKAVSRDPTLLPAEAVLDMATRRAAECVGWPELGAIEPGRAADMCALDLDAPSLMPLYNPVSHCVYAATAGEVVMTMVDGRVVYRDGVFPHLDAEALREDMEEAASWARGKVV
- a CDS encoding BMP family ABC transporter substrate-binding protein, whose amino-acid sequence is MRFVIAAVLAAMLAVPAMAGEAAAEKVRAAFVLLETIDDQGWTQAHYKGIKHMQDVLGDKVEVAYTENIHSPSDAERVIRDYAAKGYDIVFGTTFAYMEPMLKVAREFPDTAFEHCSGYKQSENMGNYFGRMYQTEYLAGYMSGLMGYKDVGTVATQPIPEPIRGIDAFTIGLRKGLEERGAEYDADKLNTVVWLNSWRDPINETTLAETLVKRGHDLIRQMADTPDSSKAACAMGTPAIGYGTDAARFGADCALVSTLWNWGPFYVQAVRDVLNGQWEADSFWGGLDENIVELSPFHGDVPRDVRDKVMAEVARIEAGEVEVFAGPVIGQDGQVLYPEGESPSDKDLLTKRFFIKGVDGKIPQ
- a CDS encoding adenine phosphoribosyltransferase, which gives rise to MSIYAAAPESGEKHLLDVPGLDYQVELPWVRVPSDGGHVRIASLNLVGQIKLNHDMGLLMAQRIRGAVPDLEGVAILTVVEKALQLTQVAAHSLGLDAVAVAYNRVKPHMEADARPLVQVGSESVTSGGKMLALYERDINILAKAYRGVLVIDDVVSSGGTIIGLVDLLDAALERAGKPSPEVLGIFCAAREGDGHIRLSAPVHSLATLPEPRRDDQSHG
- a CDS encoding ATP-binding cassette domain-containing protein, translated to MAEPLLACRGLSKSFGPVKANRRIDLDLHPGEVHALLGENGAGKSTLMSMLAGRYRPDEGAILLRGEQTRFTSPAKAWEAGIGMVYQRFMLVDSFTAAENVRLAVPGVGRRELRALGERYGLAVNPDARVADLSMGERQRVEILKLLARGAKVLIFDEPTSSLSPPEVDSLFEIMERLKAEGHALVFITHKLDEVMRTADVISILRRGRIVAGGLRPSDISNRRELARLMVGREVVLSVDKEPVEKGGVVLRARGLRGAGPSPAFADVNLEVRKGEVVALAGVAGNGQSRLAKALAGVEPAGEGTVSCLDVEFPAAKFRGIPRWPTCPRTATARAAWRAWT